The proteins below are encoded in one region of Dioscorea cayenensis subsp. rotundata cultivar TDr96_F1 chromosome 18, TDr96_F1_v2_PseudoChromosome.rev07_lg8_w22 25.fasta, whole genome shotgun sequence:
- the LOC120282636 gene encoding putative disease resistance protein RGA1, which produces MASSSFSQAFDFLAEVEFDKLHSYVDDYLSKQELSASDVLRDEMVSLNDVLKMIKKNIEKDRSQQQMMMFWMGDDDDDDDDDDDDDVLFNTQHVPTSSHKVSDVVYKIQDLLDELEYTELLETVPSPSGRRRKRPQDSSLIDQIRNIAQHLIQGCLNRRVRQPKMMKKDSEVGKQQHMTPNKPVMTVSTNAGKIYGRDREIEKLTKMLRQLSISGQISVYPVIGTGEVGKTTLVQCVFNSQDVANHFHEKAWICVSENFDRLRITREILESFSTYRGSRFSHYANLELLERMLEVNLASKKFLLVLDDVCSSEWMELLLFLESTEIDCVKIIVIARDQKLLKGMGKRYETILKGLKEDDCWWILMNDDDHPQKYSDELQTMGREIAMTLKGSPLAANMVGKILRQDRSEKHWKNVWDRNLRDSKFYYPDGIMPALTVWFSLLSSHLQLCFVFCSVFPKGYQFDVTELVYMWLAHGYLPRAENTSKTAEEVGCECFNELLAMSIFTPHPCLPSYIIHNQLHDLAHFVSSNECYIYEGQSRKKIPKNVHHLCVRGQLELSGVYEIKILRTLVLYKSELDVLVLEAVKNIRVLIIVDYDVQEFPNVVHQLKHLRYLDLRQTSIKSWPESFPELHHLKVLRLPDTDIFLHSSSNHTGLPFSRVNHGIVPDFIMHYDLKCPVNEDVGQWMHQLNDMRELRGIVTIRSLENIKKIEDVSNIAKLKERDQVECLLLVWSNSGSGCDSEVALQVLEALQPHHSLKYLYIDGYNGFQSPSWLSTLELQNLHEIKLCSCENLSRLPQIGQLLFLKYLYLSGMDHVLIEGSDNIQVVFPSLEKLELERVSVSFEGMSLSEATMQDRSFFPRLRYLRISKCSSLNGFPWSMLSSLKRLRIISSPRLNGQLPCISGLTSLRYLDITTDSKR; this is translated from the exons ATGGCATCCTCAAGTTTCTCACAGGCTTTCGATTTTTTGGCTGAGGTTGAGTTTGACAAACTACACAGCTATGTTGATGATTATCTTTCCAAACAGGAACTCTCTGCATCCGATGTTTTGAGAGATGAAATGGTTTCCCTCAATGATGTTTTGAAAATGATCAAGAAAAATATCGAGAAAGATAGATCCCAGCAACAGATGATGATGTTTTGGATgggggatgatgatgatgatgatgatgatgatgatgatgatgatgtgttgtTTAACACCCAACACGTTCCAACGAGCTCTCACAAAGTCAGCGATGTTGTCTATAAGATTCAAGACTTGTTAGATGAGTTGGAGTACACAGAGTTACTTGAAACTGTTCCAAGTCCATCTGGTAGAAGAAGAAAACGTCCCCAAG ATTCCAGTTTGATTGATCAAATAAGAAACATTGCACAACACCTCATCCAAGGTTGTCTGAATCGTAGGGTTAGACAaccaaagatgatgaagaaagatAGTGAAGTTGGAAAGCAGCAACATATGACCCCCAATAAACCTGTGATGACAGTGTCAACAAATGCTGGAAAAATCTATGGCCGAGACAGGGAGATAGAGAAATTAACAAAGATGTTGAGGCAGTTGAGTATCAGTGGACAGATTTCAGTTTACCCAGTGATTGGAACAGGTGAAGTTGGCAAGACTACCCTAGTTCAGTGTGTATTCAACAGTCAAGATGTCGCTAATCACTTCCATGAAAAAGCATGGATCTGTGTCTCTGAAAATTTTGATAGGCTGAGGATCACAAGAGAGATTCTAGAGTCATTTTCCACATACAGAGGTTCCAGATTTTCACATTACGCAAATTTGGAATTATTGGAGCGAATGCTTGAAGTGAATTTAGCATCAAAGAAGTTCCTTTTGGTGCTCGATGATGTTTGTTCAAGTGAATGGATGGAACTCTTGTTATTTCTAGAATCTACTGAGATTGATTGTGTTAAAATCATTGTTATAGCCAGGGATCAAAAGTTATTGAAGGGAATGGGCAAGAGATATGAAACAATTCTTAAAGGTCTCAAGGAAGATGACTGTTGGTGGATCcttatgaatgatgatgatcatcCTCAAAAGTACTCCGATGAACTGCAGACGATGGGCAGGGAGATTGCAATGACATTGAAAGGATCACCTTTAGCAGCAAATATGGTAGGAAAAATATTAAGACAAGACCGGAGTGAGAAGCACTGGAAAAATGTCTGGGACAGAAATCTGAGggattcaaaattttattatccaGATGGCATTATGCCAGCACTAACGGTTTGGTTCAGTCTTCTTTCCTCTCATCttcaattatgctttgttttCTGTTCAGTTTTCCCTAAGGGTTATCAGTTTGATGTGACTGAATTAGTCTACATGTGGTTAGCACATGGTTATTTGCCTCGAGCTGAGAATACTTCAAAGACAGCTGAGGAGGTGGGATGTGAATGCTTTAATGAACTATTGGCTATGTCTATCTTCACACCTCATCCCTGTTTGCCATCCTACATCATCCATAATCAATTGCATGATCTGGCACATTTTGTTTCTTCAAATGAATGTTATATATATGAAGGTCAATCACGaaaaaaaattcccaagaaTGTTCACCACTTGTGTGTGCGAGGCCAGCTCGAACTTAGCGGTGTATATGAGATTAAAATCTTGCGTACACTTGTGTTATATAAATCAGAATTAGATGTACTTGTGCTTGAAGCAGTGAAAAACATCCGTGTATTGATTATAGTTGATTATGATGTCCAAGAATTTCCAAATGTTGTTCACCAACTGAAGCACTTGCGCTACCTTGATTTACGCCAAACAAGCATCAAGTCATGGCCTGAATCATTTCCTGAACTTCACCACCTGAAAGTATTGAGATTACCAGACACGGATATATTTCTCCACTCTTCTAGCAACCACACTGGTCTTCCATTTTCCAGAGTAAACCATGGAATTGTGCCTGATTTCATCATGCATTATGACCTAAAATGTCCTGTGAATGAAGATGTTGGCCAATGGATGCACCAACTGAATGACATGAGGGAACTAAGAGGAATCGTTACCATCAGATCCCTTGAGAACATCAAGAAAATTGAAGATGTGAGCAATATTGCTAAATTGAAAGAAAGAGATCAAGTTGAGTGTTTGCTCTTGGTTTGGTCGAATTCTGGTTCAGGTTGTGATTCTGAAGTTGCATTGCAAGTACTTGAAGCTCTCCAACCTCATCACTCTCTGAAGTATCTCTACATTGATGGATACAATGGCTTCCAATCTCCAAGTTGGCTTTCAACACTTGAATTACAGAATCTACATGAGATTAAGTTGTGTTCTTGTGAAAACTTATCAAGGCTACCACAAATTGGACAACTCCTGTTCCTCAAGTATCTGTATTTGAGTGGCATGGACCATGTTTTAATTGAGGGCAGTGACAACATACAGGTGGTGTTTCCATCCTTAGAGAAGCTGGAATTGGAGAGAGTTTCAGTGTCATTTGAGGGAATGTCATTGTCCGAAGCAACAATGCAAGACCGCAGTTTTTTTCCTCGGCTTCGTTATCTCCGTATTTCAAAATGCAGTAGTCTGAATGGATTTCCGTGGTCCATGCTTTCATCACTGAAGCGGCTCCGAATAATTTCTAGTCCTAGACTCAATGGACAACTGCCATGCATCTCTGGCCTCACCTCTCTTAGATATTTGGATATAACAACAGACTCAAAAAGATGA
- the LOC120282505 gene encoding disease resistance protein RGA2-like, with protein sequence MLKMTGVGNVCVLPIVGLGGTGKTALAQIVFNDKQIEKHFHYRTWVYDSQEFDRVTITREVLESVSNNEFSCSTNLDSMERKLKKALAGKRFLLVLDDVWTHDWKCLPSWKGYSGWKGFTGFLESAGAECVKIVVTTRNSSVLEGRLTPDIFTLKGLKKKEYWSFFVKCVFGEEEDPAKCPVTLQSIGERIVQKLKGSPLAAKTIGRLLWKDTREEQWMRVLESNLWELGTNTDDIMPALALSYDHLPDHLQRCFVFCSIFPTNYMFTMQDVVYMWIAQGFVSSETPEDTGREYFDELLSRHFFQPCQGSPFFKFHSLAHDLARSVCAGECCSYDMRDISHTVRHLWAPGLNSIQLEPQQKSLRSFVVGKFESNFHLFNRNELNGILHHNSAAFKRIRVLVLINCNVVSTFPDVFSDMKHLRYLDLYRTSIISAPKSLFVLYHLKLLRLPNIDVLPDQFHKLINLRFFRVNTETVTKDTVHAYEIEFPVKKESGYKIAQLRDMNDLRGTLVIRKLENIDNKEDARNANLHKKCNIECLRLIWSNSGDGCESSIAEEVLESLRPHSQLKKLHINGYMGVNSPSWFMTLQLERLQTIEFYACKNWATLPPLGQLQFLTFLSLNAIDDITIEGDDQVVSPIFPFLKELELKEVSVTFRGMPLSAGTGGCSYFPCLVHLRIVCCDRVSGLPWPVLSALQVLQIEDSEGLGDQLPGCFKYLTSLKHIDIKGQTCNALQW encoded by the coding sequence ATGCTGAAGATGACAGGAGTTGGAAATGTCTGTGTCCTGCCAATTGTGGGGTTGGGTGGTACTGGAAAGACAGCTCTTGCTCAAATTGTATTCAACgataaacaaattgaaaaacattttCATTATAGGACATGGGTTTATGATTCTCAAGAATTTGATCGAGTGACTATCACAAGAGAGGTCCTGGAATCTGTTAGTAACAATGAATTCTCATGCAGTACGAATTTGGACAGTATGGAAAGAAAGCTCAAAAAAGCTTTGGCAGGGAAGAGGTTTTTGCTTGTTTTGGATGATGTTTGGACTCATGATTGGAAATGTTTACCAAGTTGGAAAGGTTATTCAGGTTGGAAAGGTTTTACAGGTTTTCTAGAATCTGCTGGTGCAGAGTGTGTCAAAATTGTGGTGACAACTAGAAACTCATCGGTACTGGAAGGGCGGCTAACTCCAGACATATTTACTCTGAAAGGATTGAAGAAGAAGGAATACTGGTCATTTTTTGTAAAATGTGTATTCGGTGAGGAAGAAGACCCGGCTAAGTGCCCTGTTACGTTGCAAAGTATCGGAGAACGGATAGTGCAGAAGCTGAAAGGATCACCTCTGGCAGCGAAAACAATAGGAAGGCTCTTATGGAAGGACACTAGAGAGGAGCAATGGATGCGTGTCTTGGAGAGCAATTTGTGGGAATTAGGGACTAATACCGATGATATCATGCCTGCACTCGCATTGAGCTATGATCATCTACCTGACCATCTTCAAAGGTGCTTTGTTTTTTGTTCTATCTTTCCCACAAATTACATGTTCACAATGCAAGATGTGGTCTACATGTGGATAGCACAGGGCTTTGTAAGTTCAGAGACACCAGAAGACACAGGAAGAGAATATTTTGATGAGCTATTGTCTAGGCATTTCTTCCAACCTTGCCAAGGTTCACCGTTCTTCAAATTTCATTCCTTAGCGCATGATTTGGCACGCTCAGTTTGCGCTGGTGAGTGTTGTTCATATGATATGAGAGACATATCACATACTGTTCGGCACTTGTGGGCTCCAGGACTGAATAGTATTCAGCTTGAACCCCAACAGAAAAGTTTGCGCTCATTTGTGGTGGGAAAATTTGAAAGCAATTTTCATCTCTTCAATCGAAATGAATTAAATGGCATATTGCATCACAATAGTGCAGCATTTAAAAGGATCCGGGTGCTGGTGTTAATTAATTGTAATGTGGTGTCTACATTTCCTGATGTTTTCAGTGACATGAAGCACTTGCGGTACCTGGATCTTTACAGAACCAGCATCATATCGGCACCAAAATCACTGTTTGTTCTTTACCACTTGAAATTGTTGAGATTACCGAATATTGATGTACTACCAGATCAATTCCACAAACTCATAAACCTTCGCTTTTTCAGAGTGAACACCGAAACTGTGACTAAAGACACAGTTCATGCCTATGAGATTGAATTTCCTGTGAAAAAGGAGAGTGGCTACAAGATAGCACAGCTGAGGGACATGAATGACTTAAGAGGAACACTTGTGATCAGAAAGCTCGAGAACATCGACAACAAGGAAGATGCAAGAAACGCCAATCTACACAAGAAATGCAACATCGAGTGCCTGCGCTTAATTTGGTCAAATTCTGGAGATGGCTGTGAGTCTAGTATTGCAGAAGAAGTGCTTGAAAGTCTCCGGCCGCATTCCCAACTGAAGAAACTACACATCAATGGTTACATGGGTGTGAATTCTCCCAGCTGGTTCATGACACTTCAACTGGAAAGGCTTCAAACAATAGAATTCTATGCTTGCAAGAATTGGGCAACTCTTCCTCCACTCGGCCAGTTGCAGTTTCTCACCTTTCTATCCTTAAATGCCATAGATGACATAACAATTGAGGGTGATGATCAGGTTGTCTCTCCCATATTCCCATTCTTGAAAGAGTTGGAATTGAAGGAGGTTTCTGTGACTTTCAGAGGTATGCCATTGTCAGCAGGAACAGGTGGTTGCAGCTACTTTCCTTGTCTTGTTCATCTCAGGATTGTGTGCTGTGATAGAGTTAGTGGATTGCCATGGCCAGTGTTGTCAGCTCTTCAAGTGCTACAAATTGAAGATAGTGAGGGTCTGGGTGATCAATTGCCAGGTTGCTTCAAATACCTCACTTCTCTTAAACATATTGACATTAAGGGACAAACATGCAATGCTCTTCAGTGGTGA